The following are encoded in a window of Risungbinella massiliensis genomic DNA:
- the holA gene encoding DNA polymerase III subunit delta, which yields MLHDVIADWKKGKRPPVLFFYGTEMFQMDQAIEYLREELTNKGWEVTSFDLEETSVQQLIMEADSSSLFSEQKMMIGRNANFLTSQRSKHAAIHEPEALITYLADPNPDYLVVFTVVTDKLDKRKKVVKELEKKAQVYRFDPLKGTQLAQWTFQRFQQYEANIEKKALIRFVDLVGTDLRMLDTECQKVATYAQGSEITVEIVEELVPRTLEQNVFQLTEHIAKQNQAAAIRIWEDLMYQKEEPIKILALITRQIRLLLQVKLFSKKGWNEKEIAKELRMHPYPIKLAYQQGLRYQESQLKRSLQAAINTESEIKEGKIGRQIGVERLMLQLFD from the coding sequence ATGTTACATGATGTAATAGCAGATTGGAAAAAAGGCAAACGACCGCCTGTTCTCTTTTTTTATGGAACAGAGATGTTTCAGATGGATCAGGCAATAGAGTATCTAAGAGAAGAATTAACAAACAAGGGTTGGGAAGTCACTTCTTTTGATTTAGAGGAGACTTCCGTACAACAACTCATCATGGAAGCCGATTCTTCCTCTCTTTTCTCGGAGCAAAAAATGATGATTGGGCGCAATGCTAATTTCTTGACTAGTCAGCGAAGTAAACATGCTGCTATACATGAACCAGAGGCACTCATCACATATTTAGCAGATCCGAATCCAGATTATCTTGTAGTATTTACAGTAGTGACAGATAAGCTAGATAAGCGCAAAAAAGTAGTGAAAGAGTTGGAGAAAAAAGCACAAGTCTATCGTTTTGATCCGTTGAAAGGGACTCAATTAGCTCAGTGGACCTTTCAACGTTTTCAACAATATGAAGCCAACATTGAGAAAAAAGCTCTCATACGATTTGTCGATCTAGTAGGTACTGATTTACGAATGTTAGATACAGAATGTCAAAAAGTAGCTACCTATGCTCAAGGAAGCGAAATTACAGTGGAGATAGTAGAGGAACTAGTGCCAAGGACTTTGGAGCAAAACGTGTTTCAATTGACAGAGCATATTGCCAAGCAGAATCAAGCAGCAGCAATTCGGATTTGGGAAGACCTTATGTATCAAAAAGAGGAACCGATCAAGATTTTAGCATTGATCACGAGACAAATCCGGTTACTTTTGCAGGTAAAACTTTTTTCTAAAAAAGGGTGGAATGAAAAAGAAATTGCCAAAGAGTTGCGTATGCACCCTTACCCCATAAAATTGGCTTATCAACAAGGGCTTCGTTATCAAGAAAGTCAACTTAAGCGCTCCTTGCAAGCGGCAATCAATACAGAAAGTGAGATCAAAGAGGGGAAAATAGGCCGTCAAATCGGAGTGGAACGCCTTATGCTACAGTTGTTTGATTAG
- a CDS encoding sensor histidine kinase, translated as MREKPMQLVRNYWYHIALLLFRLFTMELMIAFYLTMATTELEVFGIKAIMIALGLLNLYFIRPSRIWGIGSFVTEIFLIIPLAVMFPHSSDNFHLLMGLIGFQFFYHRPERLTIYIYLVPLVLSQCYFIGNDILTHEFSLLSYMINASFILFASLMGYLLRSHQIARIEVRNLYEQLKESHQNLELYALEVEKIATQNERVRIAREIHDAVGHYMTALILQLQIARKMQQTHLEKSEQFLRSSEELARTALQEIRLSVQTLKEGEVESVSFSELLQKIVTDFNEWSETKYFLQIKGEEPKNFLNKWKMNLYRIVQEGITNANKHGKATEINVELSYKKDVVQLVVSDNGVGQTLIQPGFGLSQIEARVKEMNGGIKIDSKIGEGFRLALQIPYSTTNSSQE; from the coding sequence TTGAGGGAAAAACCAATGCAGCTAGTACGAAACTATTGGTACCATATTGCATTATTGTTATTTCGCTTGTTTACGATGGAATTGATGATCGCTTTTTATCTAACTATGGCAACAACAGAATTAGAAGTGTTTGGGATCAAGGCAATCATGATTGCGTTGGGACTCTTAAACCTGTATTTTATAAGGCCATCCCGAATATGGGGTATTGGAAGTTTTGTTACCGAGATTTTCCTTATCATACCTTTAGCTGTTATGTTCCCGCACAGTTCTGATAATTTTCACCTTCTGATGGGACTTATTGGGTTTCAGTTTTTTTATCATCGTCCCGAACGATTAACTATTTATATCTATCTAGTTCCTCTAGTACTTTCACAATGTTATTTCATTGGAAATGATATTCTCACTCACGAATTTTCCTTATTATCTTACATGATTAATGCTAGCTTTATTTTATTTGCTTCCTTAATGGGGTATCTTCTTCGATCTCATCAGATTGCGAGGATAGAAGTCCGTAATTTATATGAACAGTTAAAGGAATCTCATCAAAATTTGGAACTCTATGCTTTGGAGGTTGAGAAGATCGCAACACAAAACGAGCGAGTTCGAATTGCGCGTGAGATCCATGATGCAGTTGGTCATTATATGACTGCTTTGATTTTACAGTTGCAAATAGCAAGGAAGATGCAACAGACTCATCTGGAAAAAAGTGAGCAGTTTCTTCGCTCTTCAGAAGAATTAGCCAGGACTGCGCTTCAGGAGATTCGCCTTTCTGTTCAGACATTAAAAGAAGGCGAAGTAGAATCGGTTTCATTTAGCGAACTTTTACAAAAAATAGTTACAGATTTCAATGAGTGGTCGGAGACAAAATATTTTCTTCAAATAAAAGGGGAGGAGCCAAAAAACTTCTTAAATAAATGGAAAATGAATTTGTATCGAATTGTGCAAGAGGGAATTACCAATGCTAATAAGCATGGCAAAGCAACAGAGATTAATGTAGAACTTTCCTATAAAAAAGATGTTGTTCAGTTGGTTGTGTCAGATAATGGGGTTGGACAAACATTGATTCAACCTGGGTTTGGTTTATCACAGATTGAAGCGAGAGTGAAGGAAATGAATGGGGGAATAAAAATTGATAGCAAAATAGGAGAAGGATTCCGATTAGCACTTCAAATCCCATATTCAACTACCAACAGTTCACAGGAGTGA
- a CDS encoding RNA polymerase sigma factor — MDEQIVRLARKGDKAALRQILRALETPLYQTAYYLTGNEQDAMDATQEALWKIYRSFTSFRGDASVRTWAQKIVTHTCWDFLRKKRKEREWTSSLPEHEISTNSYEEQASISFDIRQAIQLLPPQQRTALTLKYIHDYELHYIAEIMEMPINTVKSHLYRARQQLQKILANYREGRDATWIEETKTGSDEN, encoded by the coding sequence TTGGACGAGCAGATTGTAAGGCTTGCACGCAAGGGGGACAAGGCCGCCTTACGCCAAATATTGCGTGCACTAGAGACGCCTTTATACCAGACGGCCTATTATTTAACAGGAAATGAGCAGGATGCCATGGACGCTACACAGGAGGCTCTCTGGAAAATCTATCGCAGTTTTACAAGTTTTCGAGGAGATGCTTCGGTTCGGACATGGGCACAAAAAATCGTTACCCATACATGTTGGGATTTTTTACGAAAAAAGCGAAAAGAGCGAGAATGGACCTCTTCTTTACCAGAACATGAGATAAGTACCAATTCTTATGAAGAACAGGCTAGCATTTCGTTTGACATACGACAAGCAATTCAGCTGTTACCTCCCCAACAACGAACTGCCTTAACTCTCAAATACATACACGATTACGAACTACACTACATAGCAGAGATTATGGAGATGCCTATTAATACGGTGAAGTCACATCTTTATCGTGCTAGGCAACAACTCCAGAAGATACTAGCCAATTATCGTGAGGGGAGGGATGCAACTTGGATCGAAGAGACCAAAACTGGTTCCGACGAGAATTAG
- a CDS encoding phytoene desaturase family protein — protein sequence MPEKVVVVGGGLAGLSAAARLAYHGYQVTLLEKAPKLGGRAMSIPMKGFNFNFGAHAIYARDKSILRKLENEIGLEIDWKDFSPKKAFYDLGSFMTPMPATLEGLYKTRILDTENKVRFAYEIMKTISSLERGEEGTPIGEYLEDEKEQIRDLFLTIASSNFFTNESPKIPSPLFFQYYRRMFAANHAVAYIGGGWQAIVDRLAAIIEKHGGKIITKEKVSKLDMEDNRIKAVYGKDETIYQADHFIFCVPPKELSSLFAETNHQKLFQEYNQYLPTQVVVYDIGLKERIESPYTYIYHKGERVFITDISYYDKTCTPEGGQLMQAIAYLNEDEIREGKADEKVTTIESVYDKHFPGWRDHLVAKRISKKATVQEIKCIDDQRLMPTKFYSLSNSYFAGDWCKGEGQLSELSFHSAYDAANKVMAQAKRLVASK from the coding sequence TTGCCGGAGAAAGTTGTTGTTGTAGGTGGGGGTCTAGCTGGTTTATCGGCAGCTGCTAGACTAGCCTATCATGGTTATCAAGTGACGTTGCTGGAGAAAGCCCCAAAACTTGGGGGGCGTGCAATGAGCATTCCGATGAAAGGTTTTAACTTTAATTTTGGTGCCCATGCGATCTACGCTCGAGATAAATCGATCCTTCGCAAGTTAGAAAATGAAATTGGTTTAGAGATTGATTGGAAAGACTTTTCTCCCAAAAAGGCATTTTATGACCTCGGCTCCTTCATGACCCCCATGCCTGCGACTTTAGAAGGTCTCTACAAAACAAGAATCTTGGATACAGAGAACAAAGTCCGCTTCGCATATGAAATTATGAAAACGATCAGCTCTCTAGAACGCGGGGAAGAAGGAACTCCGATCGGAGAATATCTGGAAGACGAAAAAGAGCAAATTCGAGATTTATTCTTAACGATTGCTTCCTCCAACTTTTTTACCAATGAATCACCTAAAATTCCTTCTCCTCTCTTTTTCCAATACTATCGTCGCATGTTTGCAGCTAATCACGCTGTTGCCTACATTGGTGGTGGTTGGCAAGCAATTGTCGACCGATTAGCAGCAATCATCGAAAAACATGGTGGCAAGATCATCACCAAGGAAAAAGTGAGTAAGTTGGACATGGAAGACAATCGCATAAAAGCAGTCTATGGCAAAGACGAAACCATTTATCAAGCGGATCACTTTATTTTCTGTGTACCACCAAAAGAGCTTTCTTCCCTCTTTGCAGAAACAAATCACCAAAAATTGTTCCAAGAATACAATCAGTATCTCCCTACTCAGGTCGTTGTTTATGATATCGGGTTAAAGGAACGGATTGAGAGTCCATATACTTACATCTATCACAAAGGAGAGCGTGTCTTTATCACAGACATCTCCTATTATGACAAAACCTGTACTCCTGAAGGTGGCCAGCTAATGCAAGCGATCGCCTATCTCAACGAAGATGAGATTCGGGAAGGAAAAGCAGACGAGAAAGTAACAACAATCGAATCTGTCTATGACAAGCACTTCCCAGGTTGGCGTGATCATCTAGTTGCGAAACGGATCTCCAAAAAAGCGACTGTACAAGAGATCAAGTGTATCGATGACCAACGCCTTATGCCAACCAAGTTCTACAGTCTCTCCAATAGCTACTTCGCTGGAGATTGGTGCAAAGGCGAAGGACAGCTTTCAGAGCTCTCTTTCCACTCTGCTTACGACGCAGCCAACAAAGTAATGGCTCAAGCAAAACGACTAGTTGCAAGTAAATAA
- a CDS encoding AAA domain-containing protein yields MNKNSLFILIAETTNNNIEEVEDLYELEIKQFYERVENLEGQNSLHEIISLIDSIFHQIFNRKRAISTFVEYQGWVKVEKVFLTIEELDEINEPSFRQEIKLVKEKLQKSITPALLQKYLYRNENQVHYRSTPNDLHFHYGSYTDAYPINRKQWDVVGNVEKVDLLSVNGPPGTGKTTLLKEIIADQLVKKTKDLISIWDEKWDLINKGTKRQIFQSPLGGENLHSIIITSTNNKAVDNIGKELLEEIPYLNKYIKHNLQIEAGFRGLLCARLGKKENVDFFKNRMVRLLIEELKKDEEQVKEDFLDEFKDTYQKLEDMENRIREYKRQRELLTKSQDITDISNVDIDYLYESMNSLLEELKIKKEKTLAERITIENDRNKLSQQMKSVSRENDVILTKIEEREKDQKELYLALDQFDKGKKFSFLSFFSSKHKEFYQKYPTKRYIEDKIDFVNKELTIMTQKLTQFHEQKCSLEKKQEENDQILLDTINELHHIQKQEELLCNKYDITQSLLKCKNELEQDLECSIEDGIGIYQLVNSPVILRLRKKLFDLSLVIHEEYIKKHKEVIIANLEKIVEGNRWFSSFYDPKQQFKDDFTMGLKGLWETLFMCFPVVSTTLHSFHSNNFQMVEGLFDVILVDEAGQILPHYLVGPLYRARKAVVVGDVYQLEPIRLQRNSLIEKYDQFDVDTQELLCIEKNSVQSYSDDRSDLFDKLEDKKIGIILEEHRRCEESIAHFSNKYVYNSKLQVVKKDNHQKLFGRNLVAFDVRGPQSNENTNEMEVIICKKLIDRYIQVYGEAYKKDIAIITPFKNQAERLKQAIKGVDIGTVHTFQGQEKKVILISTVVDQAKKSNLTGFVGRTANLLNVAFTRGKEQIVFVGNVEMALQSNNYLKDAIDTIKERGFIYSIYDNELNINKLGLQLEKAFKIFVDDWKNVSSPIGTYLNQHFSNGIIIGANKHYEFLLEAFHKAEKSITIVSPWITNYVVDEPFIELVEKALAKKVKVNILFGYHQSIFTLRDMEKIVQLDYKNHKDPREVYTSLLRMYDLLGNQLIYRPPTHTKLILIDNKFLIVGSHNWLSNKGNRVNAKEEVSCILSDAKHINYINDTMFKKQHLDKTVVNG; encoded by the coding sequence TTGAATAAAAATAGTCTGTTCATTCTGATCGCAGAGACAACAAACAATAATATCGAAGAAGTGGAAGATCTCTATGAATTAGAAATCAAACAGTTTTATGAAAGGGTCGAGAATTTAGAAGGACAAAATAGCTTACATGAGATTATTTCGCTAATTGATAGTATCTTTCATCAAATTTTTAATAGAAAAAGAGCTATTTCTACATTTGTAGAATATCAAGGTTGGGTGAAAGTTGAAAAGGTATTTCTTACAATCGAGGAACTAGATGAAATAAACGAACCTAGTTTTCGACAAGAAATTAAACTGGTGAAAGAGAAGCTTCAGAAGAGTATAACACCAGCTTTGCTTCAAAAGTATCTTTACAGAAATGAGAATCAGGTACATTATCGTTCTACACCAAATGATCTTCATTTTCATTATGGTAGCTATACCGATGCTTATCCGATTAATAGAAAGCAATGGGATGTTGTTGGAAATGTAGAAAAAGTTGACCTACTTTCTGTTAACGGGCCTCCTGGCACTGGTAAAACTACTTTGCTAAAAGAAATTATTGCAGATCAACTGGTGAAAAAGACTAAGGATCTTATTTCTATTTGGGATGAAAAATGGGATCTGATAAACAAAGGAACAAAGCGTCAAATCTTTCAATCTCCATTAGGTGGGGAAAATTTACATTCTATTATTATAACTAGTACCAACAATAAAGCAGTTGATAATATCGGAAAAGAATTACTGGAAGAAATTCCTTATTTAAATAAATATATAAAGCATAATTTACAGATCGAGGCTGGATTTCGAGGACTGCTTTGTGCAAGGCTTGGAAAAAAAGAAAATGTAGATTTTTTTAAGAATCGGATGGTACGCCTCTTAATAGAGGAATTGAAGAAAGATGAAGAACAAGTAAAAGAAGATTTTCTTGATGAATTTAAGGACACGTATCAAAAGTTAGAGGACATGGAAAATAGAATTAGAGAGTATAAACGTCAACGAGAATTGCTTACTAAGAGTCAAGATATTACAGATATATCAAATGTTGATATAGATTATCTGTATGAAAGCATGAATTCGCTGTTAGAAGAGTTAAAAATCAAGAAAGAAAAAACTTTAGCAGAAAGAATTACGATTGAAAATGACAGGAACAAACTAAGTCAACAAATGAAGAGTGTTTCTAGAGAAAATGACGTTATCTTAACCAAGATAGAGGAAAGAGAAAAAGATCAAAAAGAGCTTTATCTAGCACTAGACCAATTTGACAAAGGTAAAAAGTTTTCTTTTTTATCTTTTTTCTCCTCAAAACACAAAGAATTTTATCAAAAATACCCAACTAAACGTTATATAGAAGATAAGATTGATTTCGTTAATAAAGAACTAACAATAATGACACAGAAACTTACTCAGTTCCATGAACAAAAATGTTCTTTGGAAAAGAAACAAGAAGAGAATGATCAAATACTTTTGGACACAATCAATGAGCTTCATCACATTCAAAAGCAAGAAGAACTTCTGTGTAACAAGTATGATATTACACAGTCGTTACTTAAATGTAAAAATGAGTTAGAACAAGATTTAGAGTGCAGTATTGAAGATGGTATTGGAATCTATCAACTAGTAAACTCACCAGTAATTTTACGGCTAAGAAAAAAGTTATTTGATCTGTCGTTGGTAATTCACGAAGAATATATAAAAAAGCACAAAGAAGTTATCATTGCCAACTTAGAAAAAATAGTGGAAGGGAATCGATGGTTTTCCTCTTTTTACGATCCAAAACAACAGTTTAAAGACGATTTTACAATGGGGTTAAAAGGATTGTGGGAAACATTATTCATGTGTTTTCCTGTTGTTTCTACCACATTGCATTCGTTCCACTCCAATAATTTTCAGATGGTGGAAGGTTTATTTGATGTGATCTTAGTAGATGAGGCGGGACAAATTCTCCCACATTATTTAGTAGGTCCATTGTATCGGGCAAGAAAAGCAGTCGTTGTTGGAGATGTTTATCAACTAGAACCAATAAGGTTACAAAGGAACAGCTTGATTGAAAAGTATGATCAATTTGATGTAGATACCCAAGAATTACTATGTATTGAGAAAAATAGCGTGCAGAGCTATTCAGATGATCGTTCTGATCTATTTGATAAGCTAGAGGATAAGAAAATTGGAATTATCTTAGAAGAACATAGGAGATGTGAGGAGAGTATAGCTCATTTTTCCAATAAATATGTATACAATAGTAAGCTTCAAGTGGTGAAAAAAGATAATCACCAGAAGTTGTTTGGGCGAAATTTAGTTGCTTTTGATGTGAGAGGACCTCAAAGCAACGAAAATACGAATGAAATGGAAGTAATCATCTGTAAAAAATTAATTGATCGATATATCCAAGTTTATGGTGAAGCTTACAAAAAAGACATCGCCATTATTACCCCATTCAAGAATCAAGCAGAAAGGTTAAAACAGGCGATAAAAGGGGTGGATATTGGAACAGTTCATACCTTTCAAGGGCAAGAAAAGAAAGTGATTCTTATTTCTACTGTTGTAGATCAGGCAAAGAAGTCCAACCTAACAGGATTTGTTGGGAGAACAGCTAACCTACTAAATGTTGCTTTTACGAGAGGAAAGGAACAAATCGTATTTGTGGGTAATGTAGAGATGGCACTTCAATCAAATAATTATTTAAAGGATGCAATAGATACCATAAAAGAAAGAGGATTTATTTATTCCATATATGATAATGAATTAAATATAAATAAATTGGGTCTGCAACTTGAAAAAGCTTTTAAAATATTTGTGGATGATTGGAAGAATGTCTCCTCACCTATAGGGACATATTTGAATCAACACTTTAGCAATGGCATTATTATTGGGGCAAACAAGCATTATGAATTTCTCCTAGAAGCTTTCCATAAAGCAGAAAAGTCCATTACGATTGTTTCACCATGGATTACCAATTATGTAGTGGATGAGCCATTTATTGAGTTAGTTGAAAAGGCTTTAGCAAAAAAAGTTAAAGTGAATATTTTATTTGGGTATCACCAGTCCATATTTACTTTAAGAGATATGGAGAAAATTGTACAACTAGATTACAAGAATCATAAAGATCCAAGAGAAGTATATACATCCTTGCTTAGAATGTATGATCTTTTGGGTAATCAGCTTATTTATCGGCCACCTACCCATACGAAGTTAATCTTAATTGATAATAAATTCTTAATCGTGGGTTCTCATAATTGGTTATCGAATAAAGGTAATCGAGTAAACGCCAAAGAGGAAGTTAGTTGTATATTATCTGATGCGAAACATATTAACTATATCAACGATACAATGTTTAAAAAACAGCATCTGGATAAAACAGTAGTCAACGGGTAG
- a CDS encoding response regulator transcription factor: MMWKLLIADDQTLMREGLKTLLELETNFTVVATASNGEEAYRKTKEYQPDVILMDIRMPTVDGVEGTKRITRDFPDTKVLVLTTFNDQEYILAALESGARGYLLKDLPIEAMAKAIETVAHGGVVMLPQVTGQILPHLMKQSHEQAIEDQRITQLTGREKEILSYIGSGFNNREISESLFLSEGTVKNYVTQIMSKLELRDRTQTAIFAVRHGYYHGDSFPKGSV; the protein is encoded by the coding sequence ATGATGTGGAAACTGCTCATTGCCGATGACCAAACCCTAATGCGAGAAGGTTTAAAGACGTTACTAGAATTAGAAACAAACTTTACGGTAGTGGCAACAGCGAGCAATGGAGAAGAAGCATACCGGAAAACGAAAGAATATCAGCCGGATGTGATCTTGATGGATATCCGTATGCCAACCGTAGATGGGGTTGAAGGGACTAAGCGGATTACCAGAGATTTCCCAGATACAAAGGTTTTGGTTCTCACCACCTTCAATGATCAAGAGTATATTCTTGCTGCTCTCGAAAGTGGCGCGAGAGGATATCTATTGAAAGACTTACCAATCGAAGCGATGGCAAAAGCGATTGAGACCGTAGCACATGGTGGAGTAGTGATGCTACCACAAGTAACAGGTCAGATTTTACCCCATCTAATGAAACAATCCCACGAACAAGCAATAGAAGATCAGCGAATCACGCAATTGACTGGGCGTGAAAAAGAGATTCTATCTTATATAGGAAGTGGATTTAATAATCGAGAGATTTCAGAAAGTCTGTTTTTATCTGAAGGAACGGTAAAAAACTATGTCACTCAAATTATGTCTAAGTTAGAACTACGTGATCGTACCCAAACTGCCATTTTTGCAGTAAGGCATGGGTATTATCATGGTGATTCATTTCCAAAAGGCAGTGTATGA